Proteins from one Mesotoga infera genomic window:
- a CDS encoding ABC transporter substrate-binding protein has product MRKLFVFLLLSTCFFAAFALAAQTLVVAYMGDPIWFNPCAKTDDYGAAINRNIFDQLVAQDVNYDLVPQLATSWEVSEDGKEYTFYLRKGVKWHDGEPFTSRDVKYTLESIVTNKGSAYNNVAMITEVVCPDDYTAVVKLQDPYAPFIPFLAWYGTQIMPAHLYEGTDWNDNPANQKPVGTGPFKFVEWVKGDHVTLTKNEEYWGEGPYVDRLIFKIIPDPNTALQAFLNGEADIDQNRPGFNTLSILKMNPEVNVVINPSPSRYYLGFNLTDPARPTTNLKVRQAISCAINKQAIVDKVLGGFGGIGEYFYTPAIPWAVDTNVKAALYDPAKADKLLDEAGYTRGNDGWRFALDLLYFQGADWTDMAAVIKENLEKVGIKVNLGEYEIATWIEKVLNAHNYDIALLNGFQGPDPANLTMRVATGGSLNIMGYSNEVVDWNLKEAAKISDIELRKPYYYAAQAQLAADAPFVPLAEVSYIYIFKTYVEGMDIENPGKIGTGSYALTKLNF; this is encoded by the coding sequence ATGAGAAAGTTATTTGTGTTCCTGCTACTTTCTACCTGTTTCTTCGCGGCTTTTGCGCTCGCGGCTCAAACACTGGTGGTCGCCTATATGGGCGATCCTATATGGTTCAATCCTTGCGCCAAAACCGACGACTACGGCGCGGCTATTAACAGAAACATCTTCGATCAGCTAGTTGCACAGGATGTCAATTATGATCTGGTTCCCCAGCTGGCGACCAGTTGGGAAGTCTCCGAAGACGGTAAGGAATACACGTTCTATCTGAGAAAAGGTGTGAAGTGGCATGACGGGGAACCCTTCACTTCCAGAGACGTTAAGTACACGCTCGAATCTATCGTGACAAATAAGGGTTCGGCTTACAACAACGTGGCGATGATCACGGAAGTTGTCTGTCCAGATGATTACACCGCCGTGGTCAAGTTGCAGGATCCATACGCTCCGTTTATTCCCTTCCTTGCATGGTACGGAACGCAGATAATGCCGGCCCACCTGTACGAAGGAACTGACTGGAACGACAATCCGGCCAACCAGAAACCGGTGGGCACGGGACCATTCAAATTCGTCGAGTGGGTCAAGGGAGACCATGTGACTCTCACCAAGAACGAAGAGTACTGGGGTGAGGGACCGTATGTAGATAGGCTGATCTTCAAGATCATTCCCGATCCAAACACCGCTCTGCAGGCTTTCCTGAATGGCGAAGCCGATATCGACCAGAACAGGCCTGGCTTCAATACACTTTCGATCCTCAAGATGAATCCCGAGGTCAACGTTGTGATCAATCCCTCTCCGAGTAGATACTATCTCGGATTCAACCTCACCGATCCAGCAAGACCGACGACCAACCTCAAGGTCAGGCAGGCTATCTCCTGCGCGATAAACAAACAGGCCATCGTCGATAAGGTTCTCGGCGGTTTTGGAGGGATCGGTGAATATTTCTACACTCCGGCCATTCCATGGGCTGTCGATACTAATGTTAAGGCGGCCCTTTACGACCCGGCCAAAGCCGACAAACTGCTGGACGAGGCGGGTTACACAAGGGGTAACGACGGCTGGAGGTTCGCGCTCGATCTTCTCTACTTCCAGGGCGCCGATTGGACTGACATGGCCGCCGTTATCAAGGAGAACCTTGAAAAAGTCGGTATAAAGGTCAACCTGGGCGAATACGAGATCGCCACATGGATCGAGAAGGTTCTGAACGCGCACAACTACGATATCGCCCTTCTCAACGGTTTCCAGGGCCCCGATCCGGCGAACCTCACAATGAGGGTGGCGACCGGCGGCAGTCTAAACATAATGGGCTATTCGAACGAAGTCGTCGATTGGAACCTCAAGGAAGCGGCCAAGATCTCTGATATCGAGCTGAGGAAGCCTTACTATTACGCGGCCCAAGCGCAGCTGGCGGCAGATGCTCCCTTCGTTCCACTGGCCGAAGTTTCATACATTTACATCTTCAAGACTTACGTCGAAGGAATGGATATAGAGAATCCGGGAAAGATAGGTACCGGAAGTTACGCGTTGACCAAGCTCAATTTCTAG